One window of bacterium genomic DNA carries:
- the uvrA gene encoding excinuclease ABC subunit UvrA codes for MSAEYIRIKGAREHNLKNIDINIPRDQLVVVTGLSGSGKSSLAFDTIYAEGQRRYVESLSAYARQFLGLMEKPDIDFIDGLSPAISIEQRSASKNPRSTVGTVTEIYDYLRLLYARVGEPHCYVCGAKISQQTVSQIVDHVLEYPANSRIQILAPLVRSRKGEHREAVEEIKKQGFARIRVNGEAVDVDAELKLDKNKKHDIEVVIDRLVVKEGIASRLADSIETAIKLAGGTVGIVQGNEAMRIFSTEYGCPNCDISFEELSPRMFSFNSPYGACTGCLGLGHKMEVDPDRVVPDHYISINDGAIHPWRSDMSNWYRVMLRGLAEKFSFKFTMPWKDLTKEQQQVILYGTTKELTFHYESREGKHKGEYRGKFEGVIPNLERRYKQTESSGIRSWIETYMSMSPCQICKGSRLKREATSVLVGGESIAATTGMSVKQAQKFFDGLKLTTKQATIAKQILKEVRERLGFLMNVGLDYLTLNRMASTLSGGEAQRIRLATQIGSRLVGVLYILDEPSIGLHQRDNTRLLNTLLELRDLGNTVLVVEHDRDTIERADWVIDLGPGAGVNGGHIVAAGTPKQIMKNPKSLTGQYLSRKKTIPVPHRRRAGNGKLISLRGALGNNLKEVGIDIPVGVFTCVTGVSGSGKSTLINETLYRIMAKHFWEAKHEPLPYKSITGLEHLDKVIDIDQSPIGRTPRSNPATYTGLFTFIRDLYAQMPESKIRGYLPGRFSFNVKGGRCEACEGDGILKIEMHFLPDVYVPCEVCRGERYNRETLEVKYKGKSIAEVLDMTVSEALHFFASIPQLRKKLEVLNQVGLGYIHLGQQATTLSGGEAQRIKLATELSKTATGNTLYILDEPTTGLHFEDIKMLLGVLNELVDRGNTVVVIEHNLDVIKTADYIVDLGPEGGDEGGLIIASGTPEEVAQVKASYTGQFLKEELRLEAESPKKVKKAKSVA; via the coding sequence GTGTCTGCTGAATATATAAGAATCAAGGGTGCCAGAGAGCACAATCTCAAAAACATTGATATCAACATCCCGCGCGACCAATTGGTGGTTGTGACCGGCTTGTCGGGTTCGGGCAAGTCGTCACTTGCGTTCGATACGATTTATGCAGAGGGGCAAAGGCGCTATGTCGAGTCGCTGTCGGCCTATGCCCGGCAGTTTCTCGGGCTGATGGAAAAGCCGGATATCGATTTTATCGACGGGCTTTCGCCGGCGATATCGATTGAACAGCGCTCGGCGAGCAAGAATCCGCGCTCGACAGTGGGAACAGTAACTGAGATATATGACTATCTACGACTTTTGTATGCCCGAGTCGGTGAGCCGCACTGCTATGTCTGCGGGGCGAAGATTTCGCAACAGACGGTTTCCCAGATCGTCGATCATGTTTTGGAATACCCCGCCAACAGCCGAATCCAGATCTTGGCGCCATTGGTCCGCAGCCGCAAGGGTGAACATCGCGAAGCGGTGGAAGAAATCAAGAAGCAGGGATTTGCACGCATTCGCGTTAACGGCGAAGCTGTTGATGTCGACGCCGAACTCAAGCTCGATAAGAACAAGAAGCACGACATCGAAGTTGTTATCGACCGTCTTGTCGTGAAGGAAGGAATCGCCAGTCGGTTGGCCGATTCGATTGAGACGGCGATCAAGCTTGCAGGCGGGACTGTCGGAATCGTGCAAGGCAACGAGGCGATGCGGATTTTCTCGACCGAGTACGGCTGTCCGAATTGCGACATCTCTTTCGAAGAACTCTCACCGCGAATGTTTTCGTTCAATTCGCCGTATGGCGCCTGCACGGGATGTCTTGGGCTGGGACACAAGATGGAGGTCGACCCTGATCGCGTGGTGCCGGATCATTATATCTCAATCAACGACGGAGCAATACATCCATGGCGATCCGATATGTCGAATTGGTATCGCGTGATGCTTCGCGGTCTTGCTGAGAAGTTCAGTTTCAAGTTTACAATGCCGTGGAAGGATCTGACGAAAGAACAACAGCAAGTCATCCTGTACGGAACGACGAAGGAACTGACCTTCCATTATGAGTCGCGCGAAGGCAAGCACAAGGGTGAGTATCGCGGCAAGTTTGAGGGTGTGATCCCGAATTTGGAACGCAGATACAAACAGACGGAGTCATCCGGAATTCGCTCGTGGATTGAAACATATATGTCGATGTCGCCCTGCCAGATTTGTAAGGGATCGCGGTTGAAGCGCGAGGCTACCTCGGTACTGGTCGGCGGAGAATCGATTGCCGCGACAACGGGGATGTCGGTTAAGCAGGCGCAGAAGTTCTTCGATGGCTTAAAGCTCACCACCAAACAGGCGACGATAGCAAAGCAGATTCTTAAGGAAGTCCGCGAGCGGTTGGGATTCTTGATGAATGTCGGGCTTGACTACCTCACACTCAACCGCATGGCATCAACGCTGTCGGGCGGAGAAGCGCAACGCATCAGGCTGGCGACGCAGATCGGTTCGCGGTTGGTCGGTGTACTGTACATCCTCGATGAACCGTCAATTGGACTACATCAGCGCGACAACACGCGACTGCTGAATACACTGCTTGAACTGCGCGATCTCGGCAATACCGTGTTAGTCGTGGAACACGATCGCGACACGATTGAACGCGCTGACTGGGTAATCGACCTGGGACCGGGCGCAGGAGTCAACGGCGGGCATATTGTTGCGGCGGGAACTCCGAAACAGATCATGAAGAATCCGAAGTCGCTCACCGGGCAATATCTTTCCCGCAAGAAGACGATTCCAGTGCCGCATCGGCGCAGAGCCGGAAACGGGAAGCTGATTTCCTTGCGCGGCGCGCTGGGAAACAACTTGAAGGAAGTCGGCATCGACATTCCGGTTGGTGTGTTCACTTGCGTGACGGGGGTATCAGGTTCGGGCAAGTCAACGCTGATCAATGAGACGCTTTACAGGATCATGGCAAAGCATTTTTGGGAGGCCAAGCATGAGCCACTTCCCTACAAGAGCATCACAGGACTTGAACATCTTGATAAGGTGATCGATATCGACCAGTCGCCGATTGGCCGGACGCCGCGTTCGAATCCGGCGACATATACTGGGCTGTTTACTTTTATTCGCGACTTGTATGCACAGATGCCTGAGTCGAAGATTCGCGGCTACCTTCCGGGACGATTCAGTTTCAATGTCAAGGGCGGACGCTGTGAAGCGTGCGAGGGCGACGGAATCTTGAAGATCGAAATGCATTTCCTGCCGGATGTGTATGTGCCTTGCGAAGTGTGCCGCGGGGAACGCTACAATCGCGAAACGCTGGAAGTGAAGTACAAAGGCAAGTCGATAGCCGAAGTGCTCGACATGACGGTGAGCGAGGCGCTGCATTTCTTTGCCAGCATTCCGCAGTTGCGCAAGAAGCTGGAAGTATTGAACCAGGTGGGACTGGGGTATATTCATCTCGGACAGCAGGCGACGACACTTTCTGGCGGCGAAGCACAGCGCATCAAGCTGGCGACCGAATTGTCAAAGACGGCGACGGGAAATACGTTGTACATTCTCGATGAGCCGACTACGGGATTGCATTTTGAAGATATCAAAATGCTGCTCGGCGTACTGAATGAGTTGGTTGATCGCGGAAATACGGTCGTGGTGATTGAGCATAACCTTGATGTCATCAAGACGGCGGATTATATCGTTGATCTTGGTCCCGAGGGTGGTGACGAAGGCGGGTTGATTATTGCCAGCGGAACGCCGGAGGAAGTGGCGCAGGTGAAGGCGTCATATACGGGACAGTTCTTGAAGGAAGAACTGCGGCTAGAAGCAGAATCACCGAAGAAGGTGAAGAAGGCGAAGAGCGTGGCGTAG
- a CDS encoding SufD family Fe-S cluster assembly protein — protein sequence MTVVLKAREKADLFAPFTEEYFAQFAKSLNGSDAINTWRRTSFDKAMLASVPSNRDEDFKYVNFRGLNFDGLKPAQLQWLEQSKSSSILAAGIDKIEDLPQEYTVDQVQTDPTQNIVFGSFAEAHTAEPQRFAELLDFFHTKFLGRKFALLAQAFLSQGAYLHIKKNTAESTPRQVFTRFAGSKVMKSFSTLAQIDENSRGSLVWDIDSQKDASGLLNSTLDVIVKSGSHLNLLLTQHLTEQINSVATVRVYLEKDAMLEMATITSGGNVNQMEIDIKFAGSGSHALVNGVYLGREKENFNLLTHQDHQIGHTTSDLFYIGTLSGASSSNYLGKITIASDAQRSDAYQKNRNLILNKGCTVNSSPKLEIGANDVRCTHGATTAKVSDLETFYLRARGIDYPTAKVLLADGFISQVTPRIKSPLLQGGFARRLEALLYQWGGKSLE from the coding sequence ATGACTGTCGTTCTCAAAGCGCGCGAAAAAGCCGATCTCTTCGCGCCATTCACTGAAGAATACTTCGCGCAGTTTGCCAAATCACTCAACGGCAGTGATGCGATCAATACTTGGCGTCGCACCAGCTTCGACAAGGCAATGCTCGCATCTGTACCGTCCAACCGCGACGAAGATTTCAAATATGTCAACTTCCGCGGCCTCAACTTCGATGGTCTCAAACCAGCGCAGCTGCAATGGCTGGAGCAGTCCAAGTCCAGTTCGATATTGGCTGCCGGTATTGACAAGATCGAAGACCTTCCGCAGGAATACACTGTCGATCAGGTCCAGACCGATCCGACACAGAATATCGTCTTCGGCTCATTTGCCGAGGCTCACACTGCCGAACCGCAGCGATTCGCTGAATTGCTCGATTTCTTTCACACGAAGTTTCTCGGCCGCAAGTTTGCTTTGCTGGCTCAGGCATTCTTGAGTCAGGGTGCATATCTTCACATCAAGAAGAACACCGCCGAATCCACGCCGCGCCAGGTGTTCACTCGATTTGCCGGCAGCAAAGTGATGAAGTCATTCTCGACCCTTGCACAGATCGATGAGAATTCGCGCGGCAGCCTTGTGTGGGACATCGATTCGCAGAAAGACGCTTCCGGTTTGCTCAATAGCACACTCGATGTCATTGTTAAGAGCGGCAGTCATTTGAATTTGCTTCTGACTCAGCATCTGACCGAACAGATCAACAGCGTTGCGACTGTGCGAGTTTATCTCGAGAAAGACGCGATGCTCGAAATGGCGACGATCACTTCCGGTGGAAACGTCAATCAGATGGAGATCGACATCAAATTTGCAGGCAGCGGTTCACACGCTCTTGTCAATGGTGTCTATCTTGGCCGCGAGAAAGAGAATTTCAATCTGCTGACGCATCAGGATCACCAGATTGGCCACACCACTTCCGACCTGTTCTATATCGGCACATTGTCGGGAGCATCATCGTCGAACTATCTCGGCAAGATCACCATCGCATCCGATGCCCAGCGCTCCGATGCCTATCAGAAGAATCGCAACTTGATTCTCAACAAGGGCTGCACCGTCAACAGCTCGCCGAAACTCGAAATCGGCGCCAACGACGTTCGCTGTACCCACGGCGCGACGACGGCAAAGGTTTCCGATCTGGAAACGTTTTACCTTCGCGCTCGCGGAATTGACTACCCGACAGCCAAGGTTCTGCTTGCTGACGGGTTCATCTCGCAAGTTACGCCGCGCATCAAATCACCGCTGCTCCAGGGCGGATTTGCGCGCCGACTTGAAGCCCTGCTCTATCAATGGGGCGGCAAGTCGCTCGAATAA
- a CDS encoding cysteine desulfurase, producing MPLDIEKIKTDFPIFRNTHRNNKPLVYLDSAATAHKPQCVIDAESKFYSEDYGTVRRGIYFLSAMATEKYESVRKLIAEFIQASSPTEIVYTRGATESINLVARCYGESQLKAGDEIILSEFEHHSNIVPWLMLRDRIGVKLVYVRSTRDWRFDMDDYSDKLSERTKIVSITGMSNVLGTMPDLKAITALAHAKGAKVHIDGAQLVPHMGINVKFLDCDFLSFSSHKMLGPTGVGVLYMKRELGEIMSPWQGGGDMIEYVQFDGFTTNELPYKFEAGTPNMAGVIGFGKAIEYINSVGLINIMMHERETTEYVLRRMLETEGIQLYGPTTAENRGSVFSFNYKDLHSHDIGSMLDFNNIAIRAGHHCAQPLMGKLGVISTARASFYLYNSKEDVNILIDALQQSERFLKNAVR from the coding sequence ATGCCGCTCGACATAGAGAAAATCAAGACCGACTTTCCGATCTTTCGGAACACCCACCGCAATAACAAGCCGCTTGTCTATCTCGATTCCGCTGCCACCGCGCACAAACCGCAATGTGTCATTGATGCCGAATCAAAATTCTACAGCGAAGACTACGGTACTGTTCGTCGCGGAATCTATTTCCTTTCCGCGATGGCGACGGAAAAATATGAATCTGTCCGCAAGCTAATTGCCGAGTTCATACAAGCGTCTTCACCGACAGAAATCGTCTACACCCGCGGCGCCACCGAGTCAATCAACCTTGTCGCCCGCTGTTACGGTGAAAGCCAACTTAAAGCCGGCGACGAAATCATCCTCTCCGAATTCGAGCACCACTCCAATATCGTCCCGTGGCTGATGTTGCGCGATCGCATCGGTGTCAAGCTGGTCTACGTCCGCTCCACCCGCGATTGGCGCTTCGACATGGATGATTATTCTGACAAACTTTCCGAACGCACGAAGATCGTCTCCATTACCGGCATGTCAAACGTCCTCGGCACGATGCCCGACCTCAAAGCCATTACCGCATTAGCGCATGCGAAAGGCGCCAAGGTCCACATCGACGGTGCCCAGTTGGTGCCGCACATGGGAATCAATGTCAAGTTCCTCGACTGTGACTTCCTGTCGTTTTCGTCACACAAGATGCTCGGTCCCACCGGTGTCGGCGTGCTATACATGAAACGCGAACTCGGTGAGATTATGTCCCCCTGGCAGGGTGGTGGCGATATGATCGAATATGTCCAGTTCGACGGCTTTACTACCAACGAGCTTCCTTACAAATTTGAAGCTGGCACTCCCAACATGGCGGGTGTCATCGGTTTCGGCAAAGCCATCGAATACATCAACTCCGTCGGTCTGATCAACATAATGATGCACGAACGCGAAACGACCGAGTATGTACTCCGTCGCATGCTCGAAACCGAGGGCATTCAACTATATGGTCCGACCACCGCCGAAAATCGCGGCTCGGTGTTCTCGTTCAACTACAAGGACTTGCATTCTCACGACATCGGCTCGATGCTCGACTTTAACAACATCGCTATCCGCGCCGGACACCATTGCGCTCAACCCTTGATGGGCAAGCTCGGTGTAATATCGACTGCGCGGGCCAGTTTTTACCTTTACAATTCCAAGGAAGATGTTAATATACTGATCGACGCACTGCAGCAATCGGAAAGGTTCTTGAAGAATGCAGTTAGATGA
- a CDS encoding ABC transporter ATP-binding protein produces the protein MIKVTELSKSFGSLRAVDRLSFNIPDGEVFGLLGPNGAGKSTTVKMMVGMLTPSEGEIEINGASVKTEINKIKTDLGYVPENCALYENLTGREHLEMVCNLHHFPLEKIEPQAKKLIELMELADAADKRIAGYSKGMKQRLLLAGAIIHNPSVLILDEPLSGLDANAQSLIRELIREFARSGKTVVFCSHVLEVVERLCDRMIIIDRGKKLTEGTPAEIMTQVGASSLGAAFNQLTGATDIDNQAKGILRAIEDQNG, from the coding sequence GTGATAAAAGTTACAGAGTTGTCGAAATCCTTCGGCTCTCTTCGGGCAGTTGACCGGCTAAGCTTCAATATTCCTGATGGCGAAGTCTTCGGTCTGCTCGGTCCCAACGGCGCCGGCAAGAGCACTACTGTCAAAATGATGGTCGGTATGCTCACTCCCTCCGAAGGCGAAATTGAAATCAACGGCGCGAGTGTCAAAACAGAAATCAATAAAATCAAGACCGATCTCGGCTATGTTCCCGAGAACTGTGCACTCTATGAAAACCTCACCGGTCGCGAGCACTTGGAAATGGTCTGTAACTTGCACCACTTCCCGCTTGAGAAGATTGAACCGCAGGCGAAGAAGTTAATCGAATTGATGGAACTAGCCGATGCTGCCGACAAGCGCATCGCTGGCTATTCGAAAGGAATGAAACAACGGCTCTTACTCGCCGGAGCAATCATCCACAACCCCAGCGTCCTCATTCTCGATGAGCCCCTTTCCGGTCTCGATGCCAACGCTCAAAGTCTGATTCGCGAGTTAATCCGCGAATTCGCCCGCTCCGGCAAAACGGTTGTCTTCTGCTCGCATGTCCTCGAGGTCGTTGAGCGTCTCTGTGATCGGATGATCATCATCGATCGCGGCAAAAAACTCACCGAAGGCACACCTGCCGAGATCATGACCCAGGTAGGCGCGTCATCGTTGGGCGCCGCATTCAACCAACTCACCGGCGCCACCGATATTGACAACCAGGCCAAAGGCATTCTCCGTGCAATCGAGGACCAGAATGGCTGA
- a CDS encoding SUF system NifU family Fe-S cluster assembly protein, giving the protein MQLDDLYREVIVDHYNHPRNYGKPEKWDILVEGKNPVCGDEITVYISVKDDIVSDVHFEGKGCSISIASASVMTESLIGKNLDEAKLALSDFNQMLRGEACERCEELSDTAAFQGVTKFPVRIKCALLPWKTIEGAINGNGKS; this is encoded by the coding sequence ATGCAGTTAGATGACCTCTATCGCGAAGTGATTGTCGATCACTACAACCACCCGCGCAATTACGGCAAACCGGAAAAATGGGATATTCTCGTCGAAGGCAAGAACCCCGTCTGCGGCGATGAAATCACCGTCTACATATCGGTCAAGGATGATATTGTTTCCGATGTCCACTTTGAAGGCAAAGGCTGCTCCATCTCAATCGCCTCCGCATCAGTAATGACCGAGTCTCTCATCGGCAAAAATCTCGATGAGGCTAAACTCGCCCTATCTGATTTCAATCAGATGCTTCGCGGTGAAGCCTGCGAACGCTGCGAAGAACTATCCGATACGGCCGCCTTCCAGGGCGTCACCAAGTTTCCAGTCCGCATAAAATGCGCCCTTCTTCCATGGAAAACCATTGAAGGCGCCATCAACGGTAACGGCAAAAGCTAG
- the sufB gene encoding Fe-S cluster assembly protein SufB, translated as MADEKPTPGLKIDDYKYGFHDPENYPFKSGKGLSKEIVTTISEMKNEPGWMTDFRLKALEHFHARPMPQWGGGGLLETIDFQNIHYYVKPSDRAERNWEDVPADIKNTFDRLGIPEAEKKFLAGVGAQYESEVIYHNLQEQWAKLGVVFLDTDSGLREHEDIFKKYFGKIIPYNDNKFAALNSAVWSGGSFIYVPKGVSVDIPLQAYFRINTENMGQFERTLIVVDEGAWVHYVEGCTAPVYSSDSLHSAVVEIIVLRNGRCRYTTIQNWSKNVYNLVTKRAQAWEGATMEWVDGNIGSKLTMKYPAIQLMGEGAKGEVLSVAFAGDGQHQDAGAKVSHFAKNTSSSITSKSISKGTGRSTYRGLVKVAKGCTGVKSNVECDALLLDEHSRTDTYPYMEIDEEDVSISHEASVSKISETQLFYLQTRGLSEEQASMMIVNGFIEPIVKQLPMEYAVELNRLIELEMEGSVG; from the coding sequence ATGGCTGATGAAAAACCCACACCGGGTCTCAAAATAGACGACTACAAATACGGATTTCACGATCCGGAAAATTATCCGTTCAAGTCCGGCAAAGGCTTGAGCAAGGAAATCGTCACTACCATCTCGGAAATGAAAAACGAGCCGGGCTGGATGACTGATTTCCGACTCAAAGCACTCGAGCATTTCCATGCCCGCCCGATGCCTCAGTGGGGCGGCGGCGGCTTGCTGGAGACTATTGATTTCCAGAACATCCACTACTATGTAAAACCGTCTGACCGTGCCGAACGCAATTGGGAAGACGTTCCTGCCGACATCAAGAACACCTTCGATCGTCTTGGCATCCCCGAAGCCGAGAAGAAATTTCTTGCCGGCGTAGGTGCACAGTACGAATCAGAAGTCATCTATCACAACTTGCAGGAACAATGGGCGAAACTCGGCGTCGTCTTTCTCGATACCGATAGCGGTTTGCGCGAACACGAAGACATTTTCAAAAAATACTTCGGCAAGATCATTCCCTACAACGACAACAAGTTTGCTGCGCTAAATTCTGCTGTCTGGTCTGGTGGCTCATTCATTTACGTCCCCAAAGGCGTATCAGTCGATATCCCGCTTCAGGCTTACTTCCGCATTAACACGGAAAACATGGGCCAGTTTGAGCGCACGCTAATCGTCGTCGATGAAGGCGCCTGGGTGCACTACGTCGAAGGCTGTACCGCTCCGGTATATTCCTCCGATTCATTGCATTCCGCCGTCGTCGAAATCATCGTCCTGCGTAATGGCCGTTGCCGATATACGACTATCCAGAATTGGTCGAAAAATGTTTACAATCTCGTGACCAAACGCGCGCAGGCTTGGGAAGGCGCCACCATGGAGTGGGTCGATGGCAACATCGGTTCCAAACTCACGATGAAATACCCCGCCATCCAATTGATGGGTGAAGGCGCCAAGGGCGAAGTTCTTTCGGTAGCATTTGCCGGTGATGGCCAGCATCAGGATGCCGGCGCCAAAGTGAGCCACTTTGCTAAGAACACTTCGTCGTCGATTACCTCGAAGTCAATTTCCAAGGGCACCGGCCGCTCGACCTATCGCGGCCTTGTCAAAGTCGCCAAGGGTTGCACCGGCGTCAAATCCAACGTTGAATGCGATGCACTCCTGCTCGATGAACATTCGCGCACGGACACTTATCCGTATATGGAAATCGATGAAGAAGATGTTTCAATTAGTCACGAAGCGTCAGTCTCGAAAATCTCCGAGACCCAGTTGTTCTACCTGCAGACCCGCGGTCTCTCCGAAGAGCAGGCCTCGATGATGATTGTCAATGGATTCATCGAACCGATCGTCAAGCAACTGCCGATGGAATATGCTGTCGAACTCAATCGCCTGATTGAACTGGAAATGGAAGGGTCGGTAGGTTAA
- the sufC gene encoding Fe-S cluster assembly ATPase SufC, with amino-acid sequence MTNNQPLLEIKNLSVSIENKQIVKGLNLTVNPGEIHAIMGPNGSGKSTLCYALMGHPEYTVTGGEVLMNGKNVLEMEVDERSKAGMFLAFQYPVEVPGVTLQNFLRTAYNSHKGENGTSKVNVLKFWGFLKSKLQMLGIDESFANRYLNDGFSGGEKKRAEILQMAVLEPKVALLDETDSGLDIDALRAVAEGVNKLMNPTMGIVMITHYQRLLDYIKPHYVHIMASGNIIKTGGPELALELEEKGYGWLTGDKVAAEV; translated from the coding sequence ATGACCAATAATCAACCGCTGCTTGAGATCAAGAACCTGAGTGTCTCGATCGAAAACAAGCAGATCGTCAAAGGTCTAAACCTGACTGTTAACCCCGGCGAGATTCACGCCATCATGGGTCCGAACGGTTCCGGCAAGTCCACCCTATGCTATGCACTTATGGGACATCCCGAATATACCGTCACCGGCGGCGAAGTCCTCATGAACGGCAAGAACGTACTTGAAATGGAAGTCGATGAACGCTCCAAAGCCGGAATGTTTCTCGCGTTTCAATACCCGGTCGAAGTTCCCGGCGTAACCCTGCAGAACTTCCTGCGTACCGCCTACAATTCCCACAAGGGCGAAAACGGTACTTCGAAAGTCAACGTCCTCAAGTTCTGGGGATTCCTGAAATCAAAACTACAGATGCTCGGCATCGACGAATCCTTCGCCAACCGCTATCTCAATGACGGTTTCTCCGGTGGCGAAAAGAAACGCGCCGAGATTTTGCAAATGGCCGTCCTTGAACCCAAGGTTGCCCTTCTCGATGAAACCGACTCGGGTCTCGATATCGACGCGCTTCGCGCCGTTGCCGAGGGTGTCAACAAACTGATGAACCCGACAATGGGTATCGTCATGATCACGCATTACCAGCGTCTGCTCGATTACATCAAGCCGCACTACGTCCACATCATGGCCAGCGGCAACATCATCAAAACCGGCGGTCCGGAACTGGCGCTGGAGCTCGAGGAAAAAGGCTACGGCTGGCTAACCGGCGACAAAGTCGCGGCAGAGGTATAA